The following DNA comes from Alosa alosa isolate M-15738 ecotype Scorff River chromosome 13, AALO_Geno_1.1, whole genome shotgun sequence.
TCAGAATTATGAGCAGttggacaatttttttttttttttttttttttttttttttaaattgggcTCCTTACTCACAACCAGTAGTACTATTATCATAGTGCATGCGTCCCCCTTTGTTCCTTCTAAGGGCAAGCTTGGAGTAGAATAGTAGTTTACTGAAATTGATTTATTCAGGAAGATCATTAAATTCCATTATAGCACCTTACACCTTTATTAAATTCCATTATATAACTGTCTATAAAGTTCTGCGAGGAAGTAGGAGGAGGAGTTCCCCAGATACACATTGAGTGATTGCAACAGGATATGTGAATGAAGTAGCAGCTCATTACAAAACAACTAAATTGTCATGCATGCCTTGTGAGCAGAATGTGACACGAGACTTGGTAAAAATGTCCTACAGTACAACCTGTACCCTATTTGGCCAAGttaaatgtttatggatgtGGACATAgacatgactacacacacacaatattgacAACCATCTGTTTGCAAACCatctaaaacatttaaaaagaaaaaatttttaaatgttttttctttttttaatgttttaagtattttgggggcttttgttaacctgactctcgccagatgaatttcgttccgcctagcttcactcacatccacctgggacctcttccattgagagtgatttctgcaccagattttacgctagagccaatcaggacgcagtgCGGGAGTtttatagatgtgacatagcgtagaagcgactgtgaccGTGCATTCAAggcacttcggaatgacaaggaccgcccccgtggctactttgtttttcccacagcaagtgttcatgtgctttgccgtcggagTGTATGACAAacatggatgccacaacaaaggttaaaacatacactcactaatcctaaataaacaactgtatttaagttgtatttaagtataagttcacattaaaactgttggacatgaaaggccacatggactacaaacgaactacaacgtgagcAATTACTCATTGAATCTATGTTAAATCAACATTATTTTGTCAATGTTAAAATCATTGAGTCAACGTCGCACTTCAACATTGATCCTATAACATTTTGCACCCTCTATTAATATTGAAGCAATGTTGAAATTCCAACTACAGATCAACGgaatttcaatggtatttcaattaaaatgaatattgaaacaacgttgaaattacaaccaaactaaagatcaatgcgatttcaatggtatttcaattgatattaaacctcagtaaaccactTTTAATCTGgaaaaatattgggaaattcacaTCCTGTTTTAtatacagccaggataaatttgactaggcctagtatggctggtttaggctacacaatcgtgcataaataaccagacaacttatcagtttgaaaatcaAGTGCATTTATTAACTCTTCTTCATTTAGAAATTCACGTGTGTTGTGCTTCCCTGCCATCCATTCAGTATAGCATTCATAGACCACCCGTTCGCAGTTAGCCCTCCACcatccagtagcagagtgaagtggcacctaacagaaacagaagaaaaagggagacagtgttagataaatatgttcaactgaaggctacttataaTTGAAACTTAGAATAATCAtagaatatatattctatatgtttgttgagtttgctgtcaaaatgccaggctgaagatagTGTTAGAATAATTCAGTTTTtaagctgggtgagctcattgaacATGCCGTGTTTGCTAGCAGCACCAGCCATTCGGGCAGCTCTGTTCGTCCGAACACTTTTGCTGCCCAATGAACGGTTAATGATAGCAGTCTAGTCAGATATGACTTAAAGTTGACTTATATCAGTATTGCTaaagttagcctattaaactcacAAAAATATGATCACCAGGAGTTACATAAATGTTAGCTAAATCTCCACGtaaaccagcagcacatcttcAGCCTATAATTTTGACAGCCTAGAAGCTAACGTTACCggtaggcctagcactacttcatattttattatcatgagtataataaactgtaacttaattATAAATCAGACTGCCGAGTAACGTTAACCtaacattatgatgaactgCCATAACGTAAGTTAGCCTAAACATTAATTTGACAACAGCAAGTAAatttagctagcctagcatttgAATCAGTTTGTAAATCTGACAGTAcgatgtacatagactgtaaacatgaccgaatttaatgtagtacacttttacaataaaacattatcgtttgataaataaatgcttgcttaccattaaggaggagtgaacttgacagagagctgaacacccccgttggtctgactgaactgttgctgaAAATGAACtggacagttcaaacgtcgtcgcgCGGTCAACTATAAATCCActacttttcaatatcttttagtGAACTATGTATCGATGCTCTATCGATTATGGCAACATAAACTATAAACCAATGTTGTTTCGATATCTCTCTTATCGATATGCATGCACTGTCGGGTTTTTGTCAGGATTGTAATGCTGATTCAATGTCTATTTACCATTGAGATTTCAATCTcaaccaaaatgatgatttggatggaaaatcaacatcatatcaatgtcaccttgctatctgggaagtgatgacgagcccctaactgggcaactctgttagcaaaatctagccccagtttctgACCTCTGGTGTAAAGGGAAATAAATTGTTATGGTCCCAAAATTGTTGTAATCTCACAAGAAATGAGCCAGGTCTAAGTGAGACCTCATGTTTCCCAAAATTCCCCGAGAAATCATAAAAAcgctattcaccccttgcagacacgtgacttaaaggctccatgctggacggcaaattacattatgtcataaagattatgatgaactgaacaccattactataacatctttgtagttcaatgtattgctgtttggtttctgatagtcaaagaagatgccagtggtgttgttagatgaaatgggtcatgatcgcaaatgtaaagttattaaaactggtggtaacagcaaggggagataacgttacgttaggctactgtaattaacattatggtaaatgaacacccataagtatttctggactaaaatattgcaaagcgatttggttactttatttgtcttgcttttatcagttgtaacatagtcaaaacgttaagaatgtcatatcagaacatgaaataataactagctgccacacttagaagctagctattctagctaacttttatcgtagctcatagtgctagggctaatgtaactcgtcagtttgtacgttgcccagcgaataaacttacttcttacatgtcttaagttgaagaattgaaagaaataggaaatttaaaaaaaacttgaacggtattatctgtttacattcagatcttgccaaagactttgactgtgtctcaaatcgcgtacttctgcacttacaatacctaatttgagtGCATGAGGGTGTTCACACTGAAAATTCCAACGACACGAAGGGCGCTGCAAGTTCCcggatggtgcactcataacgGTCAAAAAGCTGAGTGTGCAACGCTGGACACTTTTCGCCCTTAACGGACGCCATCTTGGCCAAATAGTGGAAGGGGAGGGAGCGTTTTCAAACTTGTGGTAATCGCGGTTGAGaaagctgaagcagcagcagtggaaaacaGACTTTACGGAGGTACAAGCAAGTTATAACATAAACGGTTCATGTTTTGACACAGTATGACCATGTCACTGTCGAATTGAGGACGCCAATAAAgttatattaaaatgtttgcGATCGTCATTTCCGTGAAGTGCACGGAGTTTTAGTGTTTGATATGAGACAATACTATTTTGTTATttaagcacacagtgcacatagtGTACTACACGAAAGTGTACTCACGTAAGTACACCAATTGAGACAGACTcattgcctaagtgctatctgccgtcctgttcagagtctatggttgctatagcaaccgctgctgcgCTTCATACagtgaggagataagcatgcaattgtggttgaaatactcccgaaacacaaagaaaacaaaccaaaatatatctatgcaagaacatgggatgttgttgtattccaaacaataagccaacagtcgtggaagggcattactacggttaaatctcactataatctcctagctgtgcgatatgtcccatttacaacccattgatttgattcgtgttcttgccgtccactaggctattttgctgtggcgcgaacaaaacgtgacgtcacttgcaaggggtgaatagtaGCCTCAATAGTTAGAAATGCATCAAGAAAACACAGGGAAAacactgttcagtccaccaagtcatgataagctattggtgctgcgcagcaccagttgtgatatttatcctactgagtgtaatcgtaggtaatgtcatgtatgaaagctattgttaggcaatactataagtgtcaagtccagggcagctgaggtgtgggatgacatcatcaatacgcaAGTATGCGGTTTCGCCGTCCAAACGAACTTgaaagggctacggtttcagattttttcaccctgggaccaggtttcaaaaaagtgtgATTTTGGGCAGTGcatttacaggattcgtttggacgaccGGCCTAGACGATGCAAAACCTGTGCATTTAgcccaaaaagcgtctccgtgtggacagggcCTAACACCAACCCCAGTACACAGCtcaactgcacacacagagcacactaaCACCAACCCCAGTAATTTGATGCTCCCCTTCTGTCTTCTACTGTCTTCTTTGTATTGCTGTAACTTTCCCAGTGTTGTGACTGTGTTGTGTATTCAGAGCTTTTATCATCAGCTCATTCCAAACATAGGGCAAGTTTGAGACTCTATGTTTTGTGACTTTTACTTGAATCAGTATCAGTATCTGAATCAGTTTTATTCTGTCTTACATTCCCTTGGCTTGACATtccctttttaaaaaaactggTTAATCTTACCCAATTCTCCCCTGAATTAATATACTGGTTACAGGTAATCTGAATTATGAAACTGTGAGACTGTGAACCAATGAGCGGTAAAGACATGTTGTTGCAGGAGGAAGTGAACAGTCCCCAGTGTAGGTCTGAGCTTCACAGCTGGGTGACTCTCACCTCTGCggacaccccccacccaccaccaacCCCTCCAGTAAGGATGTCAGGAGGCCAGGaccacagttcacacacacacaacaatgagTACATTCTACACAGCGTTGGAGGTAAGAACCGCACATTTTGGATGGTAATTCAATCTACTTCTTTGATTCTTAGAAACTCAAATAGATTTTGGTGTATGCTATATTTTAACCTTTAACTCTTTTTTGCATGTCTGACAAGAATGTGTGCTATAAGGgttcagaaaataaaataatcataaaataatcTCAGTGTGTAAAAGGATGCGTATTTTATGAGTGTATGGTGATAAACAGGCTGAGACGCAGGTGTATCTTtgtatttgatttgatttactGTAGATGAAGATATTGACTCGAGTTGTACTTTAGTTTACTTAAACTAAATTTTGGATTAATTTGGGACTGATGGTGACAACAGCTAACCATCTTTCATCATGTTCAGCATACAAACCCAAACACTAAACAACACATGTGACTTAGttacagaggtggaaagtaacgaaatacatttactcacgttactgtattgagtagtttttgtgtgtattttgtattttttaagtagtttataaaatcggtattttaaattttacttgattacattttgagtgaagtattgtacttcgctacatcaaaaatcccatccgttacttgagtaaaaaaaaaaaaagttaagactgacgaaaacggaaagggagagaaaaaaatcgtgCCCTAAACCacaagcctagtgataatgatcagcgtgtagcctacaacaggacgtgaatcaagctggcgccatgcagtctttctgaaagtgatggagctggatcacgagatgcatcagattagcctaacctatgaaagtatATTTTCCactattccaatcggttgtctcagttcattttagcactaatgattgcggagatatttaagcaaacaccatgggatttcatGTTTtggcgtttgtgctcacctttctttggaaaagaagtttattagcagttgttgtttcccctcattttgatgtctctctttttttcctgttttggcctttgtttttagtaacctgacttggctttcttagagaaagacattgcaccagcaacaaaacaattagcggtccactactagcgatgctcaactaaataaacaaaagatagactaccttatgaatcgtgcaggcggactaaaccatttagctctttagcaagggagagtgagagtgaccttacacagttttcactatgttttgtatacaaaatccagtcagtcaaactttacatttcgtctgacattcattttgacatttaatttggaagttaaaatattcaggtaaaataaatatatggtggaaataagtattgagcgcttaattttttttcagtaactagcctaaacttccagtgagtctattcgaaatttttcaccacacattatattaacacacatataaaaaatccaaacataagagttttatgtattaaagtggaatgacacaggaaaaaagtattcgtgcctactgaaatttcttcaatactttgtggaaaagcctttgtttgtaaaggcagcttcaagacatttcctatatgacaaaacttattagtgattttggcccattgttctaaacagattccagggtccctcttgtgaatcctgatctttagttacttccagaactatttaattgaattggctgcctttaagtctttctggagctttctccgagtggtttCTGTGCATGgcaggttgatgatgcagtgatgtttcttccacttgcagataatggctcccatgctgcttactggaagattctgatgttttgaactgcatttgtaaccagtttcattgatatgttttgcaacaataaggttgcaaaggtcttgggagagctttttgctttttatccatcatgaaatgtttcttgtgtgacaccttggtaatgaaaaacctagcccattaatatttaggctactaaccaagcttatattaatttgcacagatagaaaggataactactctctatacagattccagctcgttccttccctttccttgccttagtgcttttttcttagcgtgttcaatactttcccctttgttattccacttcattacatgactctacttatggagttgtttggatttttttgtgtgtggattacctgagttattactaatgcctggtgaaaatgttgtgccccctgtattccacttttctgggcccctctcctccattggggccctatacttcccactttcccccccagtacgacgccctttaatctgctgaaccttctgctcgtttccaaatataaaaaaaactctctgcaactcaatattggcctgcctgcctcagctgcctgtgaggggcttttcagttgtgctggattatggTTCACTGcaaaagcgacccaaggatgagtgcaactaactttgaaaatcaactaccgacccctcggcggccatattgcaacacttatcgtgcatctatttcagtaGAAATGCGTGAGCGTAAGGCTTCactacaccaatcttgctccagcagcgagatcacaacagatgattggcacgatgtcttcacagcacaccacatgattggctcaatgtattttacaacacaccacatgattggctcaatgtcacatgtcgacgttttgccgcggaagggttgtgatatgtgtagacatatgatgtgtagacaactgccatattggcgtttggccccatacattactatgaccccatacattactatggaggattttttgagtgctgtatctcctcattagaaagtctttggtaaaactggttgttctggtacccaccccccaaaaaaaaaaaaagtaactaagtaacttttacttaaagtacattttaaattaactactttttacttttacttgagtacattttcagatcggtatttgaacttgtacttgagtaatatttcatcaaggtattggtacttttacttgagtacaatcttttcatactttttccacctctgcttagTTATTGGATCAATTCAAATTCCAGTTTCAAATGATTTGAGTATTGACTAGTTAGCCATTGCCAATTAAATTAAGTAACCTGAAAAACACACTTCTTGACACACTGGCTGGATAATATTGTGATGGGTGGGccagagtgtgggtgtgtgaagtgaggtggtggtggtggtgggaggggtAAGGGGGGGTGTAGCCCAAATAAACAATCTGAGGAGATTTGGTTGAATGGTTGGTCTTGCTTTGGCTGGCACAGGctgtggaaaaaaacaaagaaaacacacacatacatctattCTTACTACTGAGAAAGTTTCTGGATTGCATGTTTACAAATGAGTCAATTTGGGGATAATgtcatttattaaataaatgcattcaaatAAATTAGAGTTATGTGACCACTGACATgcaggtgtgtatttttgtgaacTATTGCAGATGGAAGACTTTTCTTACGAGAATGAATTTAATTACACAAGCAGCTATGACGCTGAGAGGAATGGGACTAACTGGGGTCTCTGTTCCGCGGAGGAGAGCTGGCTGCAGCACTACCAGAcggtgttgctgctgctggtgtaCGCTCTGGTATTCGTGCTGGGCGTGGCGGGGAATGGGCtcatggtggtggtgctgctgcggAGGCGCCGGAGCTCCCTGCGCATCACCGAGATCTACCTGCTGCACCTGGGCCTGGCCGACCTGCTGTTTCTCGCTGCCCTCCCCTTCATGGCGGCCAAGCAGGCGGCCGGCGTCTTCCTCTGCAAGATGCTGAACACGGTGGTCAGCCTCAACCTGCTGTGCAGCAGCCTGCTGCTGGCGTGCATCAGCTTCGACCGCTACCTGGCCATCGTGCACGCCGTGCCGAGCATGCACAACCGGCGGCCGCGCACCGTCCACCTCACCTGCGGGCTGTTGTGGCTCCTCTGCTTCGTCCTTTCCTTCCCCGAGGCCGTGTTCACCACCGTGTTGGACGACCCGGTCTACGGTCCGCGGTGCTCGTACGAGGGCCTGGAGGGCGGCACCTGGATGCTGCTGAGCCGCACGCTAATGCACCTCCTGGGCTTCTTCCTGCCGCTGGCCGTCATGGGCTACTGCTACTCGGCCGTGGTGCTGACGCTGTGCCGGCGCCGCCGAAGCCTGGAGAAGCAGGGCGCCGTGCGGCTGGCTCTGCTGGTCACTGCCGTCTTCTGCCTTTGCTGGCTGCCTTACAACCTCACCAAGCTGCTGGACCTGCTGGTCATCCTGGGCCCGCTGGCACACCTGAACTGTGACGAGGCGCTGAAGCAGAGCCTGGTGCTGAGCGAGAGTGTCGGCTACGTGCACTGCTGCCTGAACCCCATCCTGTATGCCTTCGCTGGCGTGCGCTTCCGCAAGGAGCTCCTGCAGCTGCTGGGCAGGTGGAGAGTGTGCCACGACTGCTTGCCTGCCAAGTGCAGCAGTCGGGTGTCTTCCTCCGAGGGAGTCACCACCACAACCAACGTCAAAACCGTCTGATCTCCGAACACTCCATTTCCCACAGTGCACCTGAAGCTTGTCCGGTTTGAACCATTTATGTCTTATCGTGGAGGACTCGAATAACAAGAGTAAAGTGGGTGTGAGAGCTTTGTAAATGAAGGCATTTCTATAAACTAACTTTTATACTAGCATTGTCATTGAACGACCCTTCGGCTTTCTGAAAACTGCTTCTTAAATAAATTAGTGTGGCTCTAACTTTTGTCTTGCCTTGTGTCTTCCTGTACTGCATTTCCATAGGGATCCTCCTAGGGTTAGGGGTCCAACACTCAGAACCCTCAGAGTAtgagtatgtatatgtgtggaaGTAGAATAAGTAGCTTGGAAGGAATGATGGTGACAAGGGTAGGTTGGTAGATCACCTTAATGTAAGCCCACAAACCAAGCTCAAACGCACACATCATGCACATACATTTCTATATCAAGTAATGCAAGCATGTTAGGTTTACCATGTTTTAAAGCAACATAATGCAGTTCTTTTAACTTAAAATGTTGGTTTGAAACTCATTTTAATATTACACTGACTTACAATAAGGagaatgaagtctctgacattgcccGTGTGCGCTCAGAACGCCTggtgctattattattattattattattattattattattattatcattatcacttAATGGGTACCCAGTATGTTTAAAAGTGACGGAAGGGGGATTTCCTACTTTGTGTCACTTTAAAGCAGCAGGAAGGAGATTGGATAGGCAGGATACTGGAAGTCATGAAAACAACACTGCCTGCACAGCTGGCACAGCTTTGATTATGTTAAGAGTAACAGACCCTGTTTTGCTGACAAAATTCATTCCGCCCACTCAcaaatgacagatgtcactttTCTCAGTAATGCCAGAGGTTCTTGATAATAGCCTGGGTTTAAAAACAGGAAGAAAGAGGAACCATCGATGAAAATAGGCCTGGTGTCTGACTCCATTTCCTACTCTGATTTGCACCTGTTTGAGAGGTTATAGACACACAGTCTGTTTCCACATTCACTCTCATCCTGCAGTCTATCGGATACACGCTTAGTGCAGTGGCTCTACAGACAGCTGCAGTACATATAGGATTCATTACtgccatgtgtgtgagtgtttgtgtgtttgtgtgtgagagagagtgtgtgtgtgtgtgtgtgtgtgtgtgtgtgtgtgtgtgtgtgtgtgtgagagagtgtgtgtgtgtgagagagagagagagtgtgtgtgtgtgtgtgtgtgtgtgtgtgtgtgtgtgagagagagagagagagagtgtatgtgagagagagagagggagaggtcctTTGACAGGAAAAGAGGATTATTTCAGACCTAGGCATCATAAAAAGTACTTtggtattatatatatatatatatatatatgtagaaagggagagatgtctacaaacacactcattctcattctcGGGGTTACACTAAATTTAGCTTCTCAGAAATGACCACTAGGTAGAGCT
Coding sequences within:
- the LOC125305736 gene encoding C-X-C chemokine receptor type 5 → AERNGTNWGLCSAEESWLQHYQTVLLLLVYALVFVLGVAGNGLMVVVLLRRRRSSLRITEIYLLHLGLADLLFLAALPFMAAKQAAGVFLCKMLNTVVSLNLLCSSLLLACISFDRYLAIVHAVPSMHNRRPRTVHLTCGLLWLLCFVLSFPEAVFTTVLDDPVYGPRCSYEGLEGGTWMLLSRTLMHLLGFFLPLAVMGYCYSAVVLTLCRRRRSLEKQGAVRLALLVTAVFCLCWLPYNLTKLLDLLVILGPLAHLNCDEALKQSLVLSESVGYVHCCLNPILYAFAGVRFRKELLQLLGRWRVCHDCLPAKCSSRVSSSEGVTTTTNVKTV